The proteins below are encoded in one region of Pleuronectes platessa chromosome 12, fPlePla1.1, whole genome shotgun sequence:
- the zc3h15 gene encoding zinc finger CCCH domain-containing protein 15: protein MPPKKPAAVGGNKKTQEKKKEKIIEDKTFGLKNKKGGKQQKFIKTVVHQVKTGGPTAKQADGTNKKADKKKDLDELNELFKPVVVAQKVAIGVDPKSVLCAFFKQGQCTKGDKCKFSHDLTVERKCEKRSLYVDERDDELEKDTMDNWDEKKLEEVINKKHGEAEKKSQSKTHIVCKFFLDAIENNKYGWFWSCPGGGGECMYRHALPPGFVLKKDKKKEEKEDEISLEELVENERAALGPNVTRITLETFLAWKKRKRQDKADKAMEEMEKKKADFKAGKSLIVSGREVFEFHPELVDDDDAEADDTRYVSDDDEDEQEEVDSTEYQDIDVSRFVPQEVDNAPGITMAAMDRFASRTKRAPTDDDNSEQMNGACGGAEANGLSGGEEEEEEEEEDVPVDENLFTGEDLEELDEELNTLALED, encoded by the exons ATGCCCCCGAAGAAGCCCGCTGCTGTCGGGGGAAACAAGAAGacccaggagaagaagaaggagaagatcaTTGAG GACAAGACGTTTGGCTTGAAGAACAAGAAAGGGGGCAAACAGCAGAAGTTCATCAAGACCGTTGTTCATCAAGTGAAAACAGGAGGACCAACTGCAAAACAG GCGGATGGAACCAACAAGAAAGCTGACAAGAAGAAAGATCTGGATGAACTCAATGAGCTGTTTAAACCTGTTGTCGTTGCCCAGAAAGTCGCCATAg GCGTCGACCCGAAGTCAGTGCTGTGTGCGTTCTTCAAGCAGGGTCAGTGCACTAAAGGAGACAAATGCAAGTTCAGCCACGACCTGACGGTGGAGAGGAAGTGTGAGAAGAGAAGTCTCTATGTGGATGAAAGAGATGACGAACTGGAGAAAG ATACGATGGACAACTGGGACgagaagaagctggaggaggtgaTCAACAAGAAGCACGGAGAAGCTGAGAAGAAGTCTCAGTCCAAAACACACATT GTGTGTAAATTCTTCTTGGACGCCATCGAGAACAATAAGTACGGTTGGTTCTGGAGTTGTCCGGGAGGCGGCGGCGAGTGTATGTACCGTCATGCCCTGCCGCCCGGCTTCGTCCTgaagaaagacaagaagaaagaggagaaggaggatgaGATTTCGTTGGAGGAGCTGGTCGAGAACGAG cgagCGGCTCTCGGTCCCAACGTGACTCGAATCACCCTGGAGACTTTCCTGGcctggaagaagaggaaaagacagGACAAG GCGGACAAAgcgatggaggagatggagaagaagaaggctgACTTCAAGGCTGGAAAATCACTCATA GTGAGTGGACGTGAGGTGTTCGAGTTCCATCCGGAGCTGGTGGACGATGACGACGCTGAAGCCGACGACACTCGATACGTCAGCGACGACGACGAAGACGAACAGGAAGAG GTTGATTCCACAGAGTACCAGGACATAGACGTGTCCCGTTTTGTTCCACAAGAGGTCGACAACGCGCCGGGCATTACCATGGCAGCCATGGACCGCTTCGCCTCTCGGACTAAGCGCGCACCAACAGATGACGACAACT CGGAGCAGATGAACGGAGCTTGTGGCGGCGCTGAGGCCAACGGCCtttcaggaggagaggaagaggaagaggaggaggaagaggatgtacCGGTGGATGAGAACCTGTTCACGGGTGaagacctggaggagctggacgagGAACTCAACACATTGGCCCTGGAGGACTGA
- the rbm45 gene encoding RNA-binding protein 45: MEEYPTKQPTENLDDPPNSRLFVVTSRSITEDALRDAFSVFGDIQGVWVVKDKQTKESKGICYVKFSKSSQACLAMEEMHGKQLAEASKPVKVFIAQSRSSTRHRDVEDEELTRIFVMIPKSFSEEDLKDTFKEYGDIEYCVIIKNKFTGESKGLGYVRYYKPSQAAHAIENCDKTYRAILAEPRTKATSTEDYSGGSNRGEYMGSNDTMNQYAPPMGDPGNYQAMDFRSADFTRSLMVSTRAAVTQEQIFALFDIIPGMEYCELQRDSYGMSKGHALIRYSNLGSAVYAKEKLNGFEHPPGNRLVVNFVDDGEDRNSPVGRMAMQFVAAQMMSSVWNGPSNSQVMKPPGFSSVSTMSRVQTDVNLPPLKKLAPPDSKTKERLFVVFSPAQLPPDVLEDVFCRFGSLIEVHLVPGRKVGYMKYAEKQCADDALAALHGRVVNGVKMKVMLADPPKEESHKRPRTY; this comes from the exons atggaggagtaCCCGACCAAGCAGCCCACCGAGAACCTGGACGACCCGCCCAACAGCCGGCTCTTCGTGGTCACCAGCCGCTCCATCACCGAGGATGCGCTGCGGGACGCGTTCTCCGTGTTCGGGGACATCCAGGGCGTCTGGGTCGTGAAGGACAAGCAGACCAAGGAGTCCAAAGGCATCTGCTACGTCAAGTTCTCCAAGTCGTCGCAGGCCTGCCTGGCCATGGAGGAGATGCACGGGAAGCAGCTGGCGGAGGCGTCGAAACCCGTCAAG GTATTCATTGCCCAGTCACGGTCGTCAACGAGACACCGAGACGTTGAGGATGAAGAGCTGACCAGGATCTTCGTCATGATCCCTAAAAGCTTCTCAGAGGAGGACCTCAAAGACACATTCAAA gAGTATGGAGATATTGAGTATTGTGTGATCATCAAGAACAAGTTCACGGGGGAAAGTAAAGGTTTGGGCTACGTGAGATACTACAAACCCTCCCAGGCTGCACACGCCATAGAGAACTGTGACAAAA CTTACAGGGCGATCCTGGCTGAACCTCGCACCAAAGCTACATCAACAGAGGATTACAGCGGGGGATCCAACAGAGGGGAGTACATGGGCAGTAACGACACCATGAACCAGTACGCCCCCCCAATGG GTGACCCTGGGAACTACCAGGCCATGGACTTCCGCTCCGCTGACTTCACGAGGAGTCTGATGGTCTCAACGCGGGCGGCCGTCACTCAGGAGCAGATCTTTGCACTGTTTGACATCATCCCTGGTATGGAGTACTGCGAGCTGCAGAGAGACTCCTACGGAATGAGCAAAG GTCACGCACTGATTCGTTACAGTAACCTGGGATCAGCGGTTTATGCCAAAGAGAAGCTGAATGGGTTTGAACATCCACCTGGAAACAGACTGGTTGTAAATTTCGTTGACGATGGAGAAGACCGAaacag tcctgTAGGTCGGATGGCGATGCAGTTTGTCGCAGCACAGATGATGTCTTCAGTGTGGAACGGTCCCTCCAACAGTCAAGTGATGAAACCTCCT gGTTTTTCCTCCGTCTCTACAATGTCTCGGGTTCAGACAGACGTCAACCTTCCCCCGCTGAAGAAGCTCGCTCCACCTGACAGCAAGACCAAGGAGCGCTTGTTTGTCGTGTTCTCCCCCGCCCAGCTGCCCCCGGATGTGCTGGAGGACGTTTTCTG TCGCTTTGGTTCACTGATCGAGGTCCATTTGGTTCCAGGAAGGAAAGTTGGGTACATGAAGTACGCAGAGAAACAG TGCGCAGACGACGCCCTGGCAGCGCTTCACGGTCGAGTCGTCAACGGAGTGAAGATGAAGGTGATGCTGGCTGATCCTCCCAAAGAGGAGTCGCACAAACGGCCTCGCACCTACTGA